The genomic region CTTCCCCCTTGTGTCCGCTATACGCCGCATCCTCGTCGGAAGGATTCTGCAGACTGCCGGAAGAAACGTCCTTGGGATCTTTGATCTCCACTTTCGCCGCTTCCCCCTCGCCGCTTACATTGCATTGTTCGTTCAACACCCGCTGCATTAGCTTAAATACTACCATTCCGCTTATCTTGTTATGCGTCCGGAATGTTTCCACCAATGTCAGCAGGTCTTCCGCCGCTTGCTTCAGCGCCTCCTTCGCTTCCGACGGCTTCACTTGGGAAAAATAGCCCTTCTTCTTCCCCAGATAGCGCTCCACCAACTCTTCCGCCACGCTCTTCTTCAACAGACGCGCGTGTTCCCGGCGCATCACTTTCAAAAACTTCTCCATGGTTCGGCGAAACAACTCCAACCGGGAGAGGCGCCGCATGGCCGAACGAATGTGCGTCGAATCCAGGCGCTGCTTCTTCGTCGATAACTTCAGTTTGTCCAGCAGTGCGTCGGTCAACAACCGAAAAAGAAGCGAGTCGATTTCCTGTTCCATCACCAGCGAGCGATACGTTCGCAACGTTCGTTCGCTCAGATATTTGGTATCGTCGTCTTCCCATGACAGATTCAACGCATAATGCCATTCGGCGTTGAAGGCCAATTGATGGACGGTCTCTTCGTCGGTCAAGTCGAACATGTACTGCAAGAGCAGAACGCCGAGCATCGTCCGCAATTCCTTGGTGGGACGCCCTATCCGATCATGAAAGCAGGCTTTGATCTCATTGACAGGAATTTTTTCGAGCAAGGATTTTTGAAAAAGGTCAGCCCAACCGGATTCCAAAAGGGTTTTTCGCTTAGGGCCAAGATAATCGAAGGGGTCGATCAAGAGGGTTTGCCGGCAGTCGTCGATTCGTCGCATCGCTCAACCTTATCAATTGTATTTACATGACTTAAGTATAGCATAAGCCAACGCTTTTTTCAAGCAAAATCCCCCTTGCAAAGATGAATTTTCCAGTTTTTGACGCAGACTTTTTGCCGCTTCGTCAAGTAATGACATGAGCCTGTCGTCGCGTGGCGGCAACTGGAGCGCTCATCCTAGGGACTGCCGTTCTGCCTTTCGCAATAGTCGCGCTTCGGACGACAGGGATGGCACTCAGGGTTTTCGGATTGCGGCTTCTAGTCAGAATTTGCCTCCCGCATTAACACCTACGCCGACGATAACAGCTACACCGATATCTCCCGCAGAAGAAATAACCATTCCGCTGGATTATCCCAAGAAAACGATATTGTTACTCATGAAATTGATCCCAGCGGGAACGTTTATGATGGGATCGCCGGAAAGTGAGAAGGATCAAGACCCAGATGAAGGGCCGCAGCATCAGGTTACGCTTACTAAGCCGTTCTATATGGGGAAGTATGAAGTAACCCAAGCGCAATGGCAGGCGATAATGGGGAATAATCCTTCCTATTTCAGCGGAAAGTCTAACAATTAGAAATGGTTTCCTGGAACGATTGCCAAACCTTTATTCAGAAATTAAACCAATTGGGACAAGGGACATTCCGTTTGCCAACAGAGGCGGAATGGGAGTACGCCTGTCGTGCGGGGACAACGATGCGGTTCTATTGGGAAGATGATCCGAATAACAGCCAAATCGGTGAATACGCTTGGTATGATGGCAATCGCAGCCGAAATGGAACGGAGGAAGCGGGATTGAAATTGCCGAACGCCTTTGGATTGTTTGATATGAGCGGGAACGTCTGGGAGTGGTGTCAGGACTTGTATGGGAATTATAGTTCGGATTCGCAAAATGATCCAACCGGAACAAATAGTGGTTCGCTCCGCTTATCTCGAGGCGGCAGCTGGGAACACCACGGCCCCGGGAGTTATCGTTCGGCTGCTCGCTACAGACACGGACCCGACGAAACACTCAATGATCTTGGTTTTCGACTTGTCAGGAATCAATGATGCAGCGGTGAAGGTTAGCTATGCCAGAAACATCAAAACAGAATCCTTCCGATTCCGTCCATTCCGATCAAAAATGTAAATGGATCGTTCCGCCAGGATTACATAAAGAAGTCAATGATTTTGTTCATCTCTATGAACTTCTTTATTCATCGCAAAAACATAATCTTTCCAATCGAAAGCCGCTGATGATTATCGGCGATAGCGGCGTTGGAAAATCTCTTTTTACGGATATTTTTGAAAAATTGTATCGGCTAGATTATCCCTCCTCCAAAGTAAAAACTTTTAATTGTGCAGCATTTCAAAAAGACTTAATTCTCGCAGAATTGTTCGGCTATAAAAAGGGCGCATTCACTGGAGCGATTAAAGATAAAGTAGGATTATTGAAAACTGCCGACGGAGGTTTGGTCATTCTCGAAGAAATTGGAGAACTAACCGAACCGGATCAAGCCAAGTTGCTTACCTTTTTGGAAAATGGCGGTAGATATTACCCCGTGGGCAGCACAAAGGAAGAACGTAACGTTTTAGCCCTTTGAAGGAAGAGAGGGCGGAAGAGGAGGCAGTTGTCTAGTGCGGAGGGCGG from Candidatus Omnitrophota bacterium harbors:
- a CDS encoding formylglycine-generating enzyme family protein yields the protein MVSWNDCQTFIQKLNQLGQGTFRLPTEAEWEYACRAGTTMRFYWEDDPNNSQIGEYAWYDGNRSRNGTEEAGLKLPNAFGLFDMSGNVWEWCQDLYGNYSSDSQNDPTGTNSGSLRLSRGGSWEHHGPGSYRSAARYRHGPDETLNDLGFRLVRNQ
- a CDS encoding SUMF1/EgtB/PvdO family nonheme iron enzyme, which translates into the protein MKLIPAGTFMMGSPESEKDQDPDEGPQHQVTLTKPFYMGKYEVTQAQWQAIMGNNPSYFSGKSNN
- a CDS encoding sigma 54-interacting transcriptional regulator, which gives rise to MPETSKQNPSDSVHSDQKCKWIVPPGLHKEVNDFVHLYELLYSSQKHNLSNRKPLMIIGDSGVGKSLFTDIFEKLYRLDYPSSKVKTFNCAAFQKDLILAELFGYKKGAFTGAIKDKVGLLKTADGGLVILEEIGELTEPDQAKLLTFLENGGRYYPVGSTKEERNVLAL
- a CDS encoding transposase; this encodes MRRIDDCRQTLLIDPFDYLGPKRKTLLESGWADLFQKSLLEKIPVNEIKACFHDRIGRPTKELRTMLGVLLLQYMFDLTDEETVHQLAFNAEWHYALNLSWEDDDTKYLSERTLRTYRSLVMEQEIDSLLFRLLTDALLDKLKLSTKKQRLDSTHIRSAMRRLSRLELFRRTMEKFLKVMRREHARLLKKSVAEELVERYLGKKKGYFSQVKPSEAKEALKQAAEDLLTLVETFRTHNKISGMVVFKLMQRVLNEQCNVSGEGEAAKVEIKDPKDVSSGSLQNPSDEDAAYSGHKGEGYQVQLMETYQEEKSEEKSAPPNLITYIHVEPANVSDSDAPPRAIEETKKRGCAPEELLADSMYGSDDNVSKAAKEGVNLIAPTMGKPKSKETQLVLDDFTVDEATGEVTSCPGGAAPCAIRKIKDDGLKIYFDPATCQDCDHRDYCCVGLDGGHKLEYTPKQRRLAQRRVAEESEEFREKYRWRSGIEAVNAKLKRMMGQGRLRVRGRARVRLAVTLKALGWNIFQAARA